The stretch of DNA ACATCGAGCGCTTTGGGACCACTGTCGACGAGGTTTTCGTGTCCGCCCCCGAGCTGCGGGAGAAACTCGGCGACCGCTTCAGCCAGTTGCCCACCGGCGCCCTCGGCATCTACACGTACTACCAGCGCCTGGCCCAGGGGCTGCGGCAGTTGATGGCCGGCGCGCGCAAGTTCTCCCTCGAGTACATCAGCCGCAGCGACATCGCCGCGCTCACCCCGGAAGCCAGTCGCGTGAGCGGCATCCCAATGGTGAGTGATGTGGATGCCGCGGAAGTGGAGCTGATTCTGGAAGCCGGAGAAGCCAAGCGGAGACGCGCTACCTCGGCGGCGGACTAGTGGGTTCGCGAGGTACGCTGCGAATCAGCCCATCTCTTCCAGCATCTGCGCGATGACCTTGCCTATGGCCAGCGATGCCGTAGCGGCGGGCGAGGGCACGTTTAGCACGTGGATCATGCGCTGCTCGCGGACGATGCGGAAGTCGTCCACGAGTTTTCCGTCCGGGTCGACCGCTTGCGCCCGCACGCCGGTCTGGCCCGGCACCAGGTCGGACTCCTGTACCTCCGGCAGCAAACGCTGCAGCTTGCGGGTGAATGCGCTCTTGCTCCATGAGCGATACATCTGCTCCACGCCGCTGGGCCAGTATCGTGCCGCCATCCGCCAGAAGGACGCCCTGCCGAACAAGGAAAGGGTGTCACCCAGGTCCAGATCGGTCTTGCGATAGCCTTCGCGCTTGAGGGCCAGCACCGCATTGGGTCCGGCGGTGATGCGCCCGTCCAGATGCCGAGTCAGGTGCACTCCCAGGAAGGGATACTTCGGGTCAGGCAGGGGATAGATGAGACCTCGGACCAGCGCTTGCCTGGCCTGCGTCAGTTCGTAGTACTCGCCGCGAAAAGGCACGATGGTGACGCCGGGGTCGGCGCCCGCCAGGCGAGCCACCCGGTCGGAGTGCAAGCCAGCACAGTTGATGAGCCGGTGAGCGGAGAACTTGCCCGCTGGGGTTTCGGCGATGATTCGCCCGTTCTGCTGGTGGATGGCTTCCACCCGTGCCGCGGTGCGCACCTCGCCTCCCGCCGCT from Terriglobales bacterium encodes:
- the lhgO gene encoding L-2-hydroxyglutarate oxidase, which produces AAMLAFCREHAIPHQVCGKLVVATNPEEVTALDGLLHRGQENGVPNLEVVGPEQIRHLEPHCSGLAALRVPGGAITDYAAVTRKYAELVQAAGGEVRTAARVEAIHQQNGRIIAETPAGKFSAHRLINCAGLHSDRVARLAGADPGVTIVPFRGEYYELTQARQALVRGLIYPLPDPKYPFLGVHLTRHLDGRITAGPNAVLALKREGYRKTDLDLGDTLSLFGRASFWRMAARYWPSGVEQMYRSWSKSAFTRKLQRLLPEVQESDLVPGQTGVRAQAVDPDGKLVDDFRIVREQRMIHVLNVPSPAATASLAIGKVIAQMLEEMG